Below is a window of Chthoniobacterales bacterium DNA.
GTCACGTCATCCGCGGCCTCCCGCAGGATCTGCGCAATCATTCCGGCATCGGGCAGCGGAACCTGAATCGCCGCGGCATCGGGATTGTCCGCGAGAAGCGGGTGCAATTCGCTGAGATTCTCGCTCACCAGAAAGGTCGCGACGGGAGCGGCGCGGAGAGCCTCTTCGCGCGACCAGTCGCGCATGACGAGAGCGATCGCGTTCAGCTCGTGGTTCAACGCGTGCGGCGACGCGGGCGCGAGCAGGTTCGCCGATTGCACGAGCACCGCGACCTGAGGCCCCTTCTGGCCGAGCGCTCCGAGGTTCGCCACGTAGCGCAGATAATGCGTGATCGTCTCGATGGCCAGGCGGGGAATCTTGCGCCCCTCGAGATTCTCGATCGCTCCTCGCCATTTGGAAAACGTCTCTCCGCCCTTCAGCACCCGCAGGCCGTTGCCGAGATCGTAGGCCAGCACGACCTCGAAGCCCGGCAACAGAGCCCCGAGCAAAAAGTCCTCGAGTCCGCCGGAAGGTCGCCCGTCTTCGAGCGGGAACTCGTCGGCGACATTGCCACAGAGCAAAAACTGATTTGCGGCTTCGCTTTTGTAGAGCAGGGCGAGTTCCGCCGCCCAGCTCGGCAGTTCCCCCTTCTCCGGGGCGCTCGATGGCGAGGATTCGCTCTTCACGCGCGGCGTTTAACCCATCGTGCGCTCCGCTTCGGGGGCGGATCCGTCCGGTTCCGGCGAAGTGCCGAGCGAAATGCCTTCCTTCGCCGCGAAGTCGGCCAGCGCCTGATCGGCCAGCGCCTTCTGCTCCGCTTCCTTGATCTGAATGTCGCCCATGTCGATGGAATCCTTCGCCACGCGCGCGCGTCCGGAGGCAACCTGCCGCTCCTCCTCGACCATCTCGTGCAGCCGATTGAGCGTGTCACCCGCGCCGCCGATCGCCCCGATCATTCCCGACGCCATCTCGTTCATCTCGGCGGTGGCACGCTTGATCTTCAGATCCGTGAGCGCGTATTTCAGCGATTCGATCTTGTCCCGCGCAGCCTTCACCGCAACATCCCGCGCCTTCAGCAGATCCTGATAGGTCTTCTCCGCAGCCTCCAGCTGCTGGCGATTTTCCGCAAGTTGCGCACTGACCGTCTGCAGGCGCAGCGCGTATTGCCCGGCGGCGTCGCGATTGCCGGCTTTCAGGTTCGCTCCCGCCTTCGCGCGAAGATCCCTTTCCTCGCCTTCGAGTTTCTTCACCTGCGTCATCAGGCGCTCGCACAGCCCGGCGTGGGAGGCCAGCCCCTGATTGTAATTCGCGATCTGCTTGCGCAAATTCTCCTTTTCCACCTCGAGGAGCGCTTCGGGATTGGCCTTCTCCAGACCGGACACAAACAATCCAAGAAATCCGCGGAAGAGGTTGGCAATGCGGGTGAACATTCCGGATTGATTAGCCGATCCCGCCCATCTTGACAATGCACGCTTCAGCGCCCGAGCTGCTCACGCGAGACTTCGCCGAAGTAGATTCCACGCGGCTCCCGGCGCCACCAGTCGTGAGTTTCCCGGCTTTCGACGAATGTCGTGAAGCGATAGTTGTCGAGGCGGGCTCGCACGTAGCGCGGCGGCTTTCCCCCAAACGGATCTCCCGCGAGCAATGCCAGCACCTCCGGCCGGCCCTCGAGCAGACGCGCGACAAATGGCCCCATCCATGGCGCTGACGAGACGTCCTGCATTGCGGCGAACCACATCTGCCAGTCGAGGCGCGGCAAATAGGGGCCGGTGAACGGCGGCCGGCGCCCCAGCGGTCCCGGCTTGAACCTGAAGACGTAGGGCCGCCATTCCACCCCGTCTTCGCTGCCCTCGATCGTGATCTCTGGCCGATCGGTCGTCATCACCGCGAAGAGCCCGTAGCCATTGACGCTGCGGAACGGCGCCACCCAGTCCCGCGCTCGCGCCAGCGGTTCGAGCACCCTCGGCATCGTTCGAAAAGCCTGAG
It encodes the following:
- a CDS encoding PspA/IM30 family protein yields the protein MFTRIANLFRGFLGLFVSGLEKANPEALLEVEKENLRKQIANYNQGLASHAGLCERLMTQVKKLEGEERDLRAKAGANLKAGNRDAAGQYALRLQTVSAQLAENRQQLEAAEKTYQDLLKARDVAVKAARDKIESLKYALTDLKIKRATAEMNEMASGMIGAIGGAGDTLNRLHEMVEEERQVASGRARVAKDSIDMGDIQIKEAEQKALADQALADFAAKEGISLGTSPEPDGSAPEAERTMG